The DNA segment TGCACTTTGTGCCAGAAGCTTCTTCATAACTTTGTGATCTTATATTTTAATGTTGAAGCAGTGGGAAAACTATAACTGTACATCACTTGTTTCTGATTTGTGTATCAAAGTTTTAATGACATCATCGCAATGTACACTTTATTACAATAGCTACCAGTGTAAAGAGTTTCAAGTAAAGCTTGAAGACTGTTCTTGCTGAAATTGAATAAGCTTAATGAGAGAATGACTTGGAAATAGCAAGAAGCTAGTTTCTTATTCACCTGAATCACCTCTGAGATAATACTTTGATAAAGACTTCTTTGTTGAATGTTGTATGATTTATAGTGTAACTCTTTTCTATAAAAAATGGTTAAtattttccagcaatatatttTCTGGACACCTGTTCAAGGCTTTGATTTAGATTTCcccattttttaattatgacgACAATTTTATGATACAGggtgtttattattatttctatcaAATATTCAGGAACAAAGCCGAAGTGGCTGCACTAGAACAGAAAAGGCTAGGCATTGGCGATGGATCAGTTGGGATGTTCTCCTCACTTATTGTTGCTGCTTTCTCTgggtaattttaatttactttgcCAAAAGATCTCCTATGAAAATTGGTCAAATGGAATAACAGATTATGTAATCAATTCATTCCTCTTGTAGGTGTGTTAATGTGCTATTGACAAATCCCATATGGGTAGTTGTTACGCGCATGCAGGTAATTCACTAGTCGATAGTCAATTCCATTCACTTTTCTCATTGCATCCCCTTTCCTTGTTCTCTTTGCTTTCCTTTTCCTGTCTCTTTGTTGTTCTGATTAAGCGCTGAACGTCAAATTGAAACATGATACTATTTTACTTCTGTAAGAAGGATAATgtttctttctttgattttagaATTTGCTTAATTGAAAATAGAATGATTCATGAACCTTTATGCTTGTCTCTTTACTTCCTTTCTTactcacaaaaatattttttgcatGTAGACGCACAGAAAAGAGTCAAGCAGAACTCCGCCTGGTGATGTGTTGTTAAATGCTACTGAACAAGCATTACTTCCCGCAGTTGAGCCTCTTGCTTATGGAACTAGTGATGTGGTAGGTAAAGTCCATCTTTATGGATAGCCtctcttcttatcttttatcctTATTATATAAGTACCAATCACATGGCGTTGTTTGATCCATGTAGCTGAACTCACTTAGTGAGATAAGACTTTGTTGTTATATAAGTACAACTCAGATGATGCCTTCGGTAGCTATTTAGGGAAGTTATGTAAATTGATTGTTATTCTGTGTTAAGCTATCCATATGCAAGAAACTTTCTGGCAAACTAATCCCATAGTTTGAAACTTTAGATTAGTATGGTAAATTTCgtttgatacttgctccaattaaaagaaattatctGAAACTTTTTGTTTCATAATTATAATGGTTTTCCTCTATCATTTAGCGAGTTTCAGTGCAGTACTAAAGTCTGTCTTCGTGTCTCATGAACTGAGATGATCCTTTAGATTTTGCAATAATTTTGATCTGACTAAGATCATAAACTTTCATGTAGTGCTTCCTTTTATGTGTATTATACCATTATGGTAATGTAATTCATATTTCCAGATTCAAGAAGTCTACGGTGAAGCCGGAGTTTGGGGGTTTTGGAAAGGTGTATTACCAACATTGATCATGGTACGTTGGAAATGAATCCATTTCTCACTATGGGAGTTTTActgaattggttgttttgtaTCTCAGGTAAGCAACCCTTCTATACAGTTCATGCTGTATGAAACCATGTTGCTGAAGTTAAAAAGAAGACGTAGCCAAAGTAAGAAGGGCAACAATGGAGTATCTGCATTGGAGGTATTTTTCTCATTTAAATTCACTAAGGGAAAATGGTATGTGAATGATGTCATTGACAGTTATGTTTTTTATTAGTTGTTTCAAACATTGTTGGACTAAGTTTACCGAATGTAACTAGGTATTTCTTCTTGGAGCTTTGGCTAAGCTTGGAGCTACTATTGTGACATATCCTCTTCTAGTTGTGAAGGTATATCCCAGCTTTCGCTATATATCATGGTATTATAATCTTAGCAgaataaaaacaataacaagaaattaaatataatattaattagaaacATAAACAAGGGTTGAAACTAGAATGGGCGATGGACGTTTTTTCTGGCAGATAATGCCAACATAAACAATCACCCGTGATTCTTAATAGTGGTGTCTGATTTCGGTTAAATTATACGATAATTGTTCTTATACTCACTACTAGTCAATGTCTTACTTATTCTTAAATTCATTGCATGATCATATATTTTGTATCGTTCTTGTTTGTGTCCATGGTGACGGTATGTATAAGAATAATGAGGAAAGCTGAGAAGAATAAAAGAGGATTTGCATCTAAAATGCTTCTTTTCGATATTTCTCATTTGTTATTCTCTATTGCAGGCAAGGCTGCAAGCTAGACAGGTCCGAAATGGAGACAAGAGACACCATTATAAAGGTTTAAAGTCATGACTATCGCATTTTTACTCTTTGTTTCGCACCGTGCCTGAGCTGTTTCAGCCAGTTTAAGTTAAATCAGATGGAAAACACACCCGGATTTGTGTTTTTGTTTACTTGCTTATCTATTTTATTGAACTCCTCTTAATTTGCATGTTCTTGAAACTCAGGTACATTGGATGCCATTATCAAGATGATCCAGTATGAAGGGTTTTACGGATTTTACAAAGGCATGGGAACTAAGATTGTTCAAAGTGTGCTAGCTGCTGCTGTTTTGTTCATGGTGAAGGAAGAACTAGTTAAACAAATTCGTTTCTTGCTCACTAAGAATGCCTCCAACTCTGTAAAACCAAAGCTTGTTTGATTGGAGATCACTactaatttcatttttttatctaGGTTGAATATTCTATTCAGTTGTCATATTCATTCAAAAATGATAGGAAATATTAAATATCTTATGGCATTGGAAAGCTTGTAAGTTGTAACTTATTGAACAGGAGATTAAAATGTGGCATGTTTAAAAATTACATGCCAGAATATTACTTGCCTATTAAGAACACGTAGAATTGTAGATTATGCAGAACAGGAATTTGGAAAATTTGTAAGCTACTTCTAAGCAGAAAACATTGCAGCTCAGGGAGTGGTGTTGGTGAAAGGAAAtagattttttctattttttttaacacttaagagaataaagtgtgatttctcacctttaattctataaatgggacaaaaaataaatagaagagagagagtaaTAAAGAGTGAGATTAAATACTGAATAATATTCAGATTTTTTTCCACTAGAGAAGATTCACTCCTTTGGTGAAATGAtggatatgattggtttttttgTTATAGCAAGCACCTACTCAACAACCATCAAAATTTccttctataaaaaataaaaaaaataaaaataaacccaTCAAAATTTTCTATACTTTGGATATGCCTTTTTGTGCTGTGTAACATTATTCTTTTATAATACACTAATGAATTATTGGctctttgaaaaaataattgtaatGAACTTATAGATCcttgaaaaataatatcaaataattaACTGAATTTATACTCCTTAAGAAATTGAGATGTTGGACACGATTGATTCTTCTGTCAAATCTACTATTGCAACTTTTTTCCATCGCTTTGTATTTTTTCCATCAGGATCCGTAAgttcaaaacaattttttttcaagaatttaCTTACTGCTTTATCTTTTTATGGATCTATAAGGCTGTTGCAATATTTCTCAAGGACCTCCttgttttattgattttttatttaaaaaaggatcatgtgaaaatatttaaacctgagattcttatttttatctaaTCAAAGtgaattactattttttttttactgaacATAGGGAGACTCAAACTCGCGACCCCTTTGATGAGTATAGAAAAATTATGCCATTTGAGCTCTAATTCATTGACAAGTGAATTACTATTTTAACATTTaaagaattcaaattttgataaaatattcatgaatataagaaagaaaacccaaaaccctTGAAAAATCACAAAGTTTGACAAAATTTACTAAACGTCCTCCTTTGTCCCAAAAGGCCAAAAGCCAAAATCCCAAAATTTAGACAAAATACAATCTGGTGAAACTTGGCAAACTTTTGAGCCAGTGTGTTTTTTTGCCCCTTCATTTATGAACTTTTTATtgcaataaaatattttaaatgttaaataatagtttaatttagataaatactaatgtatttttgaaaaaataaaaataaaaagtgcagtacattttagaaaataacaaactattagaattaattttctattaattttaattttttgtctttcttttttgtaaaaaatcaTAGTAttccatttaaaattttttaaaaaagatttaatttaattaatacttttttaaatcttaatcattttataaaaaatatattaaaatagagaatTAAATTTGGTCAAATTAATAAGAAGCGTAATTCTCTTTACTTACTCAAAAGACAATAATAAAGTCCCCATATTgtctattttctattaattgtaatttttaattaagaccCAAAAAAtcattaagaaaataaataaatagaaaatgaaaCCAGGCGCAGCTTTAGCGAGTGGTAGTAGCCACTAGACACTACAAGCAATACTTCTAAGTTATTACAGAACCCTCAAAACTGAAGAGTGTTGAATTTGAAACTTGAAAACGCTGAGATTCATCGTCTCCGGGTCAAGCCAGGTCTTCGATACACAACCCAACAAAACAATTCAGATTCGAACAAAAAATGGCCTCTAAATCTGCCAAGAAAGCCAATCTCTTAGATCACCACTCCATCAAGCACATCCTTGACGAGTCCGTTTCCGAGGTACTCACTCACCCTTCAACCCTAATCCCCTTtcgatcttctctaatttcgaCCATTTTATTCTCGTTTCAAATTGAAATTGTTTCAATTGGTTAATTGAGCCTCAATACCTCGAATTTCTTAGGTTGTGACGAGTCGTGGATACGTGGAAGACGTGAGATTGAGCAACGTGAGGCTCCTAGTTGGAACCATAATCATCGTCATTGCTCTCTTCGCTCAGTTTTATAAGAAGAAGTTCCCTGAGAACAGGGATTTCCTCATTGCCTGCATCGGATTATATCCTTTTTTTTGTgtaaacaacaaaaattatgCATATATCTGTTTGATGAAATTACTGTGAGGGAAAATTTAGCTTcgttttggtttagggtttgatcTGCACAGTCAAATTGATGATGAAATTTCCAAAGTTTAGGGCATTTGGACttggttattttttttttatcttggtCGGGTTGAGGTAATGGCTAATGAAATATATGGGATTGATCTTTTTTAATGGCGTGGGATGCAGGAATTGTTTCAATCTGGAAGTTTCTTAGGTTCCTCTTTAGATGACTTTGATGCTTTATTACGGGAGAAAAGGAAATTTCTTTTTGTTGGTGTGTGTATTATGTATATTTACTTCTAATTCATTCAACGCCAGTGTAGTTGTTTGATCTTTAACTCCTGTGCACGTATGTAGTCTTCAATGGGTTGTTGCAGCTGATCATATACACCAAGGAGAAGGATGCCATTCTGTTTACCTATCCTCCAGCTGTAAGTGTCTGTTAACCTGTATATAAGATCatgtttttgattttgttgctttgtGTGTATGTGGAGGATAGGTGTTGTGCTTTATTGAGACTGGCTTAGAATACATAAAACTCATACTGCTTTAGTATTGCACTCCTTTGTATAATGTTTATTGCGGTCTTCTAGAATGTGTGCCAATTTTTTATGACCCATTGATTTCAGTTTATGAAGGTTATACATACACTTGATTGTACATCTTTTAGATTTATGTTCAAATGGAATAGATGAAAGTTGTTGAAATTCTGTAGCTCCTTGTTTTGAGATTTGATTAAACATTTGTTGTGTTGTTTTTTCTGTGTCATTGTGTGTGAGAGAATCAAAGAAGGACCTTTTTTGGGGAGGGGtttagctattttcttcttagTTATGTTCTGATAAAGCAATAATGTTGATTGTTCATTCTGGTTTGGTATACTATGATACACACCATGTCATGCTcattacacacacacacattccCCACCCCCATGTACTAGTCTCTTTAAATGGTTGATATGCACCTTTGATTATGCATTGTAATGATTGATCTTTCTACTTCTGCGTAACTGGGTGGCATTAATGTGTCTTTGGTTTGGAACTTGGAAATTTAACCTGGATAGTATCTATATCATTGTTGTTCTAAACTTGGAATACAAATTATATGGATTTTAAGTTGATATGACTGTGCTAAGCTGTTTGGGTTTTAGTTGCTTTCAGTCTTAAAATGaatattgaatttgatttattagTTTGTCATAAGTGATTTAAAGGGGGTTAACCATGATATCTGATTAGAAGTTTAAACAACTCTTTAAAATGATGCAAGCTGGTGGTTGCTGGAATGCTCGgtcaaatatatttttcattcatCTGGACAATCTTGATCTGTCTTTAAATGCTGTTAACAAATCAAGTACATCCTTGGTACTTTTTAGCAGAAGCCTAGGACATCTTCAActtgaattatgaatttattatCTTGTATTCCAACATGGATGCAATTCCTCTTTTACAGGGGTCCTTTACCAGTACCGGTTTGGTAGTTTCCTCCAAGTTGCCTCGATTTTCGGACATGTACACCCTCACCATAGCAAGTGCAGATCCAAAATCAGTTTCTGCACAGGAACCAGTCCATTTGACCAAGAGTGTTACTCAGTGGTCTCTCTCTCCCCCCTTAACTTAGTAGGCATTGACAGCATCTATTGCCTTGCTTTCTGCAGATTAAGAtgcatttattatttcttttgctttaaTTGCAGGTTCACGAAGGATGGAGTCTTGGTTGAGGGCCTCTTCTGGAAGGATGTTGAATCTTTAATAGACCAATATACCAAAGAACCAAAGAAGAGCAAGTAATTTGAGTTCGTTATGGAGGAGGGTAAAAGAAAAAACCATATCTGGATCTGGTTTATAATTCtatacatttttaatatttaggaTGGAAATGAGGGGATAAAACAGTCACCAGCTTTAGAACACATTCATTCCCATATTGCATCTGGTTATCTGGTAGAGGGAGATTGAActtagatttttatttattttcctaaaATCCATTTACTTTTAGCTCTTTGGACAAAGATACTCCTCACCTTGGATCAATAAAGTTAAAAGTGCGACCCATCTTCATTTTATTGATCCAACATCCAAGGGTAATGCCTGTTGTTTTACCCTCCAAAGTAATAACCTTATTTCAATTATTCAAATCTATTTTCTTGATTGGACATGAACAACTATTTCTATCTAGGGTTCCGATTATAGTGCTTGCCCAATTGCATGTTAAACACAACTTTTATGTTCTTTTGAGTAACTGATGAAGGACCACAacccaaaggagaagaaaatgcAAGTTATATGCCTATAAAGAGTTTACTAACACTCATGGTATGCCCACTATCCCGCAGCAAACAACCCTTAACAGCTATTAAATGGAGTGGATCCTTGCTTCGTGGGTCCACATCCAAAACTCAGCAACAAAATAACGCCGTTGGATAATACTTCCTAAACTCATGTTTCATTTTTCAATAACGCATACTAATGATGTGGTATGGTATTAGGTTATCCCTTTTCCTCTAATTCGATCAAAAGTGATGCCATTACTGCTTCCCAATCCAAACAAACGTAATGACTCGGGATTCTTTACTCAAATAAATTCTATTCAAATTATGTTGCTTTACAAGTTGAGGGCTGGAGGACACTAGATAGAGCTAAACCTTTTTCTTAAGGGAAAAGAATAGGAATAACATAAACATAGTTTAATGCAAGTAGAATATTCAATGATATATATTTGTAAGATAATATAACAATTTTCTTATAATGCAAAATGCCATGTAATATAAGTAGTAGACTAGTAGTCGAGTCCTCGAGGGACCTACCAAGAAATATGTCTATGAAAGCGGGGCCCTTATACGGAGATAAAGAAAAAACAACTGAGAGTGAGAACCACAACAATTATTGAACCCAACAACGGTGGACCCCTAATCCCTTGTCACTCCACCCATCatccaaaattaaattcttccTAATCAATGATAAATTATCCTAGACTCTTTGTAGATTAGATTTGGTTGATTAGTTTATGCGtctatataagaatttaatttttatttttggtcagATGGATCGGATCTCTAATCTTAGATATCACAACATATTTATACTATATACTTATCTACATAATACtaaaagatttatatttaatatttggtGTATTTgtcaatttaaatttgaatataatatattaagagACATATGATTTTACCAATTAAGTTAAATCTTAGCtgcaaaaatttaatatttgaattttactaTATACATACGATATATTCATAAATGCTTTTAAAATGAGAAGATTTTgtcttatcaattttttattttagaataactTATATAAAAAGACATATATTtgactattaattttttgtttttttaaatgattCATTTGCCACAAAATTATCGTAATACTTCGATAAACGATCTTATTAAAAAGAATAGAAcatctctcttatttttaaaactaatggTAATGAGCATAAAATAGAACACAATAATAaggaaattttaataattaaaattactttttaaataatctGTCTAAACAATAACTTATATATCTTAGAATATTAAAAGTATAACACTATAACGCATATATACGCAAGGTGAGGATAACTGTATTTTTCTTGGTCGTTGTtgttaaattacaaaattaaaattaaaatatatacaaaaagaaTCTCCTCCTATGAAAGGCAGTGAGCCCTACCTGCAACAGGGTGCCCATCAGTATCATCGTCTTTACTCGACGCTGTCGTTTTCAGAAACCTAATCACGGACTCAGAGTCGGCCAAGATCCTACGTGGCACCGCCTTTCTTCCACAAACAGGACCACAGTGCTGACGTGGATCTAGTGAACCCCACCAACTTACATCTTCCGGATCTCAAGACGAGTCTCCAAAACCCCATTTTACAATTCGATTTGACGTCCGCATACGTCACCCACACGCGCCTACTACTATTTATGGAACAACCCTGCGTTTTCACACCCCTCTATTTTGATTCCTATCATTGCATACCACCACCACAACCAGCTGCTCAGGAGATAttatctctctctctagaaaccgTTTTCTTCCTCCCctcactttctctctctaaaatcgGTTACCAATTTCAATCGGCCAGTTCAGGCATTCAATTCCGATCTCGCACCGGAAGCTAGGGTTTCCGTTTTCGGATTTCTATCTGCTTTTGCGTCTCCGATTTGATTTCATATTTTCGTTGAAGTTTTGTTATGTCGAACAGAAGAGGACGAGATTCGCTTAACGGCGGCTTGGATCCATCGTCTANNNNNNNNNNNNNNNNNNNNNNNNNNNNNNNNNNNNNNNNNNNNNNNNNNNNNNNNNCAGCAGAGCAACCGTGAGGATCGATTGCTGCAGTGGCTGCAGGCTCTTGACATGCAAGTCATGGGAGCGTGCCGCGCCGACGAGAGGATGAAGCCTTTGCTGAAGATGAACGCTGCGTGTGGTGTCGCCGAAGATCATCTGCTGACTCAATTGAGTCAGGTATGCTTTGTTCTCGATGATTTTGTTGATATTTTTTAGCACCGTTTGATGAGTGGTGTATCCTTCATTGTATGGTTGTGACGATTGTGATAATTGTCTTAGTGGTAATGCTTTCTTTTATGTTTCACTgaggatttaatttatttctttctattttcttcttgttgcAGCATTTCGAGCCATCGGAGGTTGGAATGCTAGCCAGATGCTTCTGCGTGCCACTTGTTTCGGTCCGCGTTGGGAAGATTAACAAGGAAGGCACACGATTATGTCCAACTGCTATTAGGTATTGTCATTTTAAAGTTTTGCGGAACCCTAACTATTTTTTCCCCCCATTGACGGgcaaatatttttgaaacttctATTGTGCATCTCTTTTCCTCTCGATTTTCCTACAAAACTTGTTTATATAATGCAATCCATTGGATAAGATAAGGCGCAAACGCCTAACTATAAATCCTGCGTTTATTGTTGTGTAAAGTAGTTTGAATTTGTGTTTGTTTTCCATCTCTGTCTCCCCCTCTTTTTTTCCCTCTCCCGTTTATTAGGTTGTTAAGTGTCTAcaattcatctttttctttccttaataatttttttcagatAAACAAATTTGGTGTTTGTTCGTCTCTGTATGCTTAAAGGTTGTGTTTATGTTGTTCTTCTTTTGGTAACTGTTAGGTGTTCTATTTCTTGGTGACCAGTTTCAGTCTCATTGTAGTGAGGCTGTTTTACATGTACATTTCTTGACCTTTATCAAGTGAGGCTAGTTTATTTCATCAGTTCCAACTTCTACATAATCGAAAGTATAGTGTGTctaattgattgattgattagCACACATACATCTTTGACTTATCTGCCTCTACTTCAGTGAAGTTGAAACGTTTTTTCTATCCTGAAAATAGAATGGTTCAGCTGCCGTTTCTTTTAAGTCTTTCTAATGGGCAAGCTCTTGCTCCCATTTCTTTTAGGCCGGTCTACCCTTGCCTCTGTGGGAGCCATGTTGATGTGGCTTACCATCACTGCCCAAGGATAATCTAATTTGTGCCATGTGTTTAATGACAACTACAAAGTTCACAGCCACATCCATTTATGGAAGCCAATGGGCAGAGTTCAGTTGTCAAACCTTCTGGTTGTCGGAGAAAAAGTGTTCATAAATGCATAGAATATTTTAGTGCTCTAAATATACTCAAGTCTTTGTAAATATGTGCAGTGGACTTCTGTACCGCGGCCTGAATATGTTGGGTTGATAGCACAAATCTTAATTTAACATACCTTGTATTTTAAAACCTATGGCTGTTAGTTGACTTTTACTGGCACAGCCATTGATATAATTGTGCAGACATAAGTTTTTTTTAACTGTTCTGATTTTGTTGTTTGATTATTCTCTAATGTGATAATCTTCATGTGCATatttaaattctcatttatttaGCTGTCTGATCCATTACAATATAATTAGTTTCTTTTGCTGTTGATACTCGTTGACATGGCTATTATAAAAATTGAAGTAGCATTCAAGTGTATTCTATACATGATTGATAACTTATCTGTTGTGTAGCAATCTAGCTTCCTGTAATATCTGTCTATCTATTGGCAATAGTTGAAAATATTTGTTTGAGATGCTGTCTTTTCTTATATAAAATTTGCTCGTGAATATAGTTTTGCTAAAATTTGCTTGATGTTTGGCGGTAAATGCTGGAGTCTATAGTCTAGTTTATTGATGGTAATATGTTCATTCTTCCAAGTAAAAATGTCTTTTGACTTGTAGGTAACTGGGCGTATTTATGATCTCTGAAATAAGAGGAAGTAAAGGTAGTTTCATGAtcctatattatatatgttgctGCTGTTTAGCTTTTCAGACCTATAGGTTTGAATAACTTATGTGGGGATAAAGCAGACCAGTTAGATCACACTATTTTAGACCTATGATGTTTACTTGTCTATTAGTATGCTTAGCTTTGTTGTGAATTGATATTGTATTCTATGTTTACAGTGAGATGCTAAACATgttctcttttgtttttcttttccttttttcaaattttgcttCTGTTGACTGCATATGCATAgaatttcttttgataattaTCTGAATTGACCATAGttgatatgaattttatttagtatttctgATATATATATTCATACCATGTTTGATCAACTTATTCATGAAATAGAAAGTCATATTCTGTGTTAGGTTTATTTATAGTGGTGGGAAGGGTTCAGGGTGCTTGTAAGTTAGTATGATTTTACTTCTAACAAAAATGCCTAATTATGTGCATTTAATTGTAAATACTTCTCAGAGAAGATACCAAGGTTTTTCACCAACTATGAATTTGTCCCCAGTGTTTGATTGGCTATTGAAAACAATGTTGAATAGAACAACTTCGATGAATTTGTTTGGTGTATATTCTTGATACCATAAAAAGTAAGAACTAGAATTTCCATGTCTAGTGATGCAGACCATTATCTTGCTATGTGGTCTAAAACTCATGTTAACTGAAATAAGGtcttctttttcaatcaaataactaataatagtaatataataataattcccAAACTAAGCTTGTAACTGTTGGAGATTCTGAATCCCAACATATTTGAGAAAGGGTGATACAATTGCctgtttgtttaatttcttcACAGTTATCTTCTCAACTATCGACTAATAGGTCATCATGCTATATTGTTCTCAGGGGCAACCTGACACTTGTATTACTGCCAAGTTCTGATCTTCGCCTTTCCTTCATTGGGGATGATGGCAAAGT comes from the Arachis duranensis cultivar V14167 chromosome 7, aradu.V14167.gnm2.J7QH, whole genome shotgun sequence genome and includes:
- the LOC107457719 gene encoding peroxisomal nicotinamide adenine dinucleotide carrier, which translates into the protein MSEALINGLAGAGGGIIAQLITYPLQTVNTRQQTERDPKKDKTKSIGTLQQMCQVVKHEGWERLYGGLMPSLVGTAASQGVYYYFYQIFRNKAEVAALEQKRLGIGDGSVGMFSSLIVAAFSGCVNVLLTNPIWVVVTRMQTHRKESSRTPPGDVLLNATEQALLPAVEPLAYGTSDVIQEVYGEAGVWGFWKGVLPTLIMVSNPSIQFMLYETMLLKLKRRRSQSKKGNNGVSALEVFLLGALAKLGATIVTYPLLVVKARLQARQVRNGDKRHHYKGTLDAIIKMIQYEGFYGFYKGMGTKIVQSVLAAAVLFMVKEELVKQIRFLLTKNASNSVKPKLV
- the LOC107457714 gene encoding signal peptidase complex subunit 2 yields the protein MASKSAKKANLLDHHSIKHILDESVSEVVTSRGYVEDVRLSNVRLLVGTIIIVIALFAQFYKKKFPENRDFLIACIGLYVVFNGLLQLIIYTKEKDAILFTYPPAGSFTSTGLVVSSKLPRFSDMYTLTIASADPKSVSAQEPVHLTKSVTQWFTKDGVLVEGLFWKDVESLIDQYTKEPKKSK